The Oncorhynchus nerka isolate Pitt River linkage group LG11, Oner_Uvic_2.0, whole genome shotgun sequence genome includes the window AACTGCATAGCCTCACATACGTACACCCAGGTAGTATATAATTCGCGTTGGAGACAGAACTTGGTTGGTAGATAGTAATGCTAGGTAACTTAGCTGCTAACAATGGCTAAATgtatggtttttcacactcaaatagcctccattatggaggtgctagcgaatgcagccgtggcagagatctgtaaactcgtcgacgacgactatgcagtgtttcgtttggaaataactcaaagccagaaagaaaacaggaCATTGCAGAGGAAACTACAGCTACTTGAACTGAAGGTGGCACGGGAGCGCGCAGAGAGGACAACTCGAGAGCGCGCCCTAGCCAGTCGTCCCAGTAGTGTCAAAATCCTCGACCGATACAGAGGAATGGCAAGAGGTACATTTTGATTTTGCAGAAGGCCGAGGCTGTGGGGCCTGTCGCCCCGTTCCCCTCTGTGCTtgtgttcagatgggttactcaGAATTGGTTCTTGGTCAGTTTTTGGATAGTATGCAATACTTCCCCATCTTgcataattattttattttaccgagcaggtcaattaagaacaaattcttcttgcACAAAGACACAATACTATATTCTAATCAGATTCTTGATTTACTGAATTTCCTATTGTCATAATAAATTAAAATAATCTGATGCATGGAACATAATCAATCCATCAATAAATAGTATATCTAGATGTTATGATAAGTGTTACCTTCGATCCTCCTTGCCAATTGTAGATATTGTCAATAGTGTACAATATAGCGTTAAGCATGGAAAGTACCTAATTTAACTACCTCTTTTCCCCAATCACTGTCTTAGGTGAAGGACATCTCACTGGAGGCCACAGGAGCTTTGTGAAGCCAGTAGGACACAACGTGTGGAGAGATGACCAACCAATAGCTATAGATGAGGGCAGTGGAACCTCCACCCAGCATGTTATCGTGAAAGCggttagtgtaatagtgtaacgTAAAAAATTACAATAAATCAAATGTGGCCCGTTTGTTTCAAAGGCTCCCCTCAGCTATTCACTTGCTTACATGTACATCCTGATTTATCTGCCATAAGGGAGCTTGTGAGACTTCCCTATGACATTGTTATCTAATTCTACTCATTTACCGGTAATAATGTCTCTTCTTGTGTCAGTCTGCAGATGCAGAGGCTGCAGGTCCTGGGTTCAAGCTGGAAATGTATGAAGGAAAGGAGGACCCACCGCacagcagagacatccagactggAGTGCTTGCTGTAGCCACGGAGGACCCCACCCTCGCCCCAGCACTGCCCAGGGCCCAATGCAGCATCACGGAGGTCAGTGGAACGCTGAACACCGTCctcaagtcagagacagacacTGAGACTTTAACGGTGCTGGAGCGACTGGGCTGTCCTCCTGCTACCCGCACAGAGTATTTAGTTTACGGGAGCCCGAGGACGGCTCTGTTCCATCAGGACTCAGGGGATGCGTTACAGACTGGCAATGATCCGTCCTGTTCATACGCTACAGAGATGATACCTGGTGACATGCCTGTGGGCTTAGATACACAGACTAATTCAATGAGAGGGGACTGGAAccggtacagtagtagtgtctaCTCTGAAATGTGTCTAGATAAGAAAGGGGAGGGTCTGGTCATAGATGAGGTGACTGTGAAAGTGGAGGGTGATGCTCTTCTGACATGGAATGCAGACCAGACTCACTTAGGAGAAGGACACTCTCAGGAAAACAAGAGTGACTTCTTAGACTACAGGGAAAGCTTAGATCCAAATCCAAATATTGCAAcccactcccctttacacacGCTCAAGGAACGCGACCCAGTGTCCACGTCTATGGCACCTTCCGATTCACACAACCATGCCCTTATCGATCAGGTATTGAACTCAAACGGCAAGACTAGAGCCCTGGCCCAGGGAGGGGGAGCAACATCAGGCATTAATAAGGAGAAACGGTTCTTCTGCATGTTCTGCAACAAAGGCTTCAACTGCCCTCAGAAGGTGGAaatccaccagagggtccacataggggtgaaacccttcagctgtacccagtgtcacatgcGCTTCTCCCTGGCTTGGAACCTGAAgatccaccagagggtccacacaggggagaaaccttaCAGCTGTGCCCAGTGTCACATGCTCTTCTCCCACTCGTCCagcctgaagaggcaccagaggatCCACACAGGGAAGAAACAATTCAGCTGCCCCTAGTGTGGGAAGACGTTCTCCCACCAGAACCAGCTGATGATGCACTTGAAGTTTCACACTGGAGAAAGGTCGTTTGCCTGTACGCACTGCgggaagaggttctcagagaggagctaCCTCAGGATACATAAGCTGAAAAAACATTTGACTGTATAATATAGAAAGTAACTATTCCACTTGATAGCTTCTGACATTTAGATCAAACCCTGCATTAAAGACAGATAGATTTTCATTTGGAATAACAAGAGTAACAGATTTCAGTGTTGAATATTCCTGTGTAGAATATTGCATTGAGACAGTGGCCGTGTCCAAATACCCATACTAGCGTACGACATACTTAAACTGCATACTCATTTCGGCATTggatctagtagaattcactcaCCTTTTCCCACTCACgtgtttgacaacagctgatcaTCAAATAAATGAATGCTCTGTACCAAAATGAATGAATGGCGGGAGTCTACGTAATCAAACAATAGATGATGCATTCAgtgtactattttcaacatttcaTATACTATAGAATTGTATTTTTCGGCATACTATTTAGTACGCTACTATGGGTATTTGGACACGGGCATTGTGTGATTTAAGGCATATGTAAGCCTAAAAAGTCTGTTACATATCATGTTTGTACTGTGTAGGCTATATGATGTTCACAAATGCCTACTTCATTACTTCCATTAAACTACTTAATTTTTCCCCCAAGACACTTTTCAATGAGAAAAATAATGCAGTTTGTCAAGTTCATGCAGATTTTTTGTTGAGACTTTTTGGGGTCATTTTAGCAGATgcgcttatccagagcgacttacaatttttgcattcatcttaagaaagCTGGGTTAGACAACCACAACACAGTCGTagcaagtacatttttcctcactAAAGTACTTATCAACAACATTCGGGCAGGGACTCTTCTGTcttagcttcagggggaagctggttccaccattggggtgccaggacagagaagagctttgactggTCTGAGTGGGGGTTGATCCCTCATAGGGGTGGGACGGCCAAGAGACAAGAGGAGGCAGAACATAGTGCTTGGGTTGGGGTGttgggtttgagcatagcctgaaggtaggaaagggcagttccccttgctgcgctgtaggcaagcaccatggtcttgtagtggatgcaagctttgactggaagccagtggagtatGCTGAGGAGTTGGGTGACATGGAAGAGTttaggaaggttgaacaccaggtgtGCTGCGGCATTTTATAGCAGTATTTTTATTGGAATTTCACAATTCtcacccatattaagagatacaacaacagagacaaagcacacacaaaaaaaataacagcactcacttacacacatatacatatatatatatatatatatacatatatatatatatatatacatatatatatatatacatatatatatatatatatatatatatatatatatatatatatatatacacatgtacacacatacacatacatacataccacacacacccatacatacaccattttcctcttcccgctaggtgcttctctcaccccatcCTCATCATTGTGTCTCTCAATACATGcattttaaacaaacttacaaacaaaaaagctcagtttaaaccaagaagttaggttccacacatggaacgtacagtgtagttctgaaatacatagatccccgccattctaagagaatccttgcagcataatagctgatacctcaggttctaggtaatttagataaggttcccatactttgtagaactggtctgttttagaatgcaatgtacatgtcagatattccagaggcacccattcaaatagtatcttatgccaatctttaatagaaggaaccttatCACTATTCCACTGTAAAAGGATGTTTTTCCTCGCTGCGAAGGTAAGGATGTTGTAAAAGCCTCCTTTTACCCACGGAAGTAACATGCCTACTAGGGAGACCTAACAGTAAAGAAACTGTGTCCAATTCTAGATCAACCCCTAGGATCTTTTCAATTTCTTGCAGAACACCAGACCAGTATCTTTGGTGGTGCTCTTCAGAATATAATGTCTTACTTGTAGGAAGCGGAAAAAGTCCTGCTTTGGGAGTCGATATTTCTCGACCATCTGCTCAAATGACAATAAAATCTTATCAGCAAATAAGTAATTTAGCCTGCATATGCCCTTATTAAGCCAAAAGTTAAAGCCAGCATCCAGCAATCCTGGACTGAAATCTGGGTTGTTAAGAATTGGGGTAAGAGCAGAGGTTagtttggaccttcccaggaagcgTTGAACTGACCTCCATACTTTGAGTGTGTTAAGTGTAACGGGATTATTGCAGTGATCTTCTACAGACTTGaaacttctgaaaaataaaagatcctgtaaggggtattttgaaagagaagtctcaatgtctaaccaaatagaggagtcctcatttgtgatccagtcagaaatataacaaaggtgggcacaccattgatagaacctgatattgggcaggtccaagcagcccatagaacttggcagctgcaatattgccatcttaagtcttggcttgcgtttactccatataaaggaacttagccatccatttacatcctttattaccttattggagagtaatactgggatcatttggattgggtaaagtagtctaggtaaaatgttcattttcaagagggatattctacccaaccaagaaatcgggagagagttccagcgctccagatcctgtcttattgtatcaaacaagggaacaaaattggctttgtacatttgctggaatttaggagttacaaatatacccagatacatgaaacctgagggagaccatttaaaagggaaggggggagaagtattaggtacagagtgtaggctaccaagtggcatagcctctgacttagttaggttaatcttgtagcctgagaattcgctgaataattcaataatattaataagagatgtaattgaagtctcgggactagagatgaatatcaggacatcatcagcatacaagcttattttatgatgaacatcaccaatgagcagcccctgtatagcaggcattaccctgatggcctcggccagtggttccataacgagtgcaaagaggagaggggataaaggacagccctgtctggtacctctgtgtacagagaagctatttgaccgtagcccattagtaaggacagcagcCTGAGGATCATCATATAAAACTTTCACCCATTTTATAAAGTTGTCCCGTAGACCAAATTTATTTAGAGCATATAATAGGTAAGACCACTCCACACAATCAAATGCTTTCTCAGCATCTAGGGAGAGCACAAGACCATCCATAGCACTTTGTTGGTAGGCTTGAATTACATTAAGAAGCCGCCTGACATTGTTGCATGACTTACGGCCCTTAATGAAGCCAGTTTGGTCTCCTTTCACAATTAGTGGCAGTGAGTCCTCTAATCTTGTGGCTAGAATTTTAGAAAGCAATTTTCTATCCACATTCAGAAGGGAAATTGGTCTGTACGAGGAACAAGACTCTGGACATTTTCCCTTTTTGAGAATAAGTGAAATGTTGGCTTCTCTCAGCGTTTGAGGGAGCTGGTCATTTGAAAATGAGTGGTTAAACATATCACGCAATGGCTCAAGGATCAGGCCATGGAACTCTTTATAGAACTCACTACAAAACCTGTCTGGTCCTGGGGACTTACCATTTTGCAGATTCTTAACTGCGAACATGATCTCTTCCTTGGTAATAGGGGCATTAAGGAGAGACCTCTGTTCTTCGAAGATAGTAGGGAGCTCAATCTTACAAAATAAGTTCTCCATTAATTTGGGTGCATCCTTTGGAAGTTCTGAGGCATAAAGGTTTGTATAAAATTTCTTAAATGAGTCACTTATCAATTTATTTTCATATAAATGATTACCAAGAGAGTCAGCTCTCTTTTTAGCTAGGTATGCCAAGTACTTTCCTGGCTTATCGCCATGTTCATATAGCTTTTGCCTGACAAATCTCATTTTCTTTTCAGCGtcctgtgttaggagagagtctaACGTTGATCTAATGACTGATATTTCCTTTAATAGGGCAGGAGTGGGAGTTTTAATGTAGTCCTTCTCTTTAGTTCCTAATTCACCCTCTAACATTTTTTTCTTTTCACGCTTTTTCCGTCTCTTAGTAGCTGTGTATGACATAATCAGACCCCTGGCATACGCTTTACAGGTCTCCCAAAGGAGCGAGGGGTTATCTGTTGATTGAGAGTTAATAGAGAAAAATGCTTTAAACTCTTGTAATAAAATATGATGTGAATGTATGGTCTTTAAGAATGGTTGTATTCAACCTCCAATGTCTTGACCCATTGAATGCCCCATTGAGTTTTATGTCCAGGATCACCTCAGCATGATCAGATATGACTATGCTTCCTATCCCAGCGGATAAAACAGACTGCAAAGACGTCCTGGGCATAAAAAAGtaatctattctagtctgacatCCATGAGGTGCAGAGAAAAAAGTGAACTCTCTGTTGGAGGGATGAAAAGCTCTCCAGACATCTGCATACCCCAGATCATCACAAATAGCTTTAAGTGACTTAgcttgaggagagagtgaagctatACCGCTGGGAAACTTAGCAATAAGGGGGTTCAACAAGCAGTTAAAATCTCCTCGAACCACTGCAGTGTCAGAGTTTAATTCTGAAAAGTCTAGAAATACCTTAGTGAGGAAATCAGGGGGGTGAGCAGGGGGGAAGTAAATATTCATTATGGAAATGTCCTGCCCTTGTAAAGTACCATTAATTATAACAAAGCGACCAAATGTATCTTTCACACAATTCAAGACCTTAAGTGGTAAGTTTTTTTTCACCAGAATTGCTACACCTCTACTTCTGGATGTAAATGATGAGAAAAACACTTGACCAAACCCCCTTGTTGTAATTTCAGGTGCTCCTTATCATCCAAATGAGTTTCTTGCAACAGGGCAATAtcaatattttattttttcaaaaaAGACAATACCTTCTTCCTTTTAATGGGGTTATGGCTCCCTCTAATGTTCCATGTACATACACGCAGTCTGTTACCTGCCATTGTGTCTTGACCATTCAATATCCAGACTGGATCCTACTGTAAAAGTGGAGTGGTACCTTTTTCCATGTGTTGAACTCTCCTCTATCTCACCgagcataaacaaacaaacgaTATGAACCCTGAACTCGAACTATACTAAACCCAAAAATTAAACATGTAAAGATCCAAAAGGGGGTTTTCCCACTAGCTAACATGCAGGGGATTTCAACTCTCCAATGTAGACTCTTAAGTCCGCATTGCCGCTCAATAGCCTCATCCTTTATATGTATGGAAAAGAAAATCAATAGAAGAAGATTGAGGCTCTTCCACCTAAAACCAAGCCTGGGCACCAATATGGATTCACACATATCTCAGCCTGAGCTATAGTGGCTATTACTTTAGCAAGAAAAATAATAAAGATACGAATATTACTGAACCGGAGTACGTgaggactcacaccactgtttcatgatcagattcaaccaaaaataaaCAAAGTTATCCAATGCTGCGGAGGTGCAGCTTAAAGTTATTTACCCGAGAGAGTCACTAAACGCAGCAGCCTCTTCAGGTGTGTAGAGCTTTTTAGGCGATCTGTTGACCATAATCTTCAATGTGGCCAGGTACAACCGTCCATCTTCCTTCTCCTGAGTCGAGCCTTCACCTCATCAAACGCTTTGCGTCTTCGTACAACCGCAGTGAAATAATCATTGAAGAATGAGACCTTTGGACTTTTACATTGACTACCATCAGAGCCGATGTTTCTAGCCGCGTCCATGACGCGCTGCTTGTCGGTGAAGTTGTGGAACTTTATAACCACCGGCTGTGGGCGCTGGTTGGGACCGGGTATCGGTGCTTGAGAGCGATGGGCTCTGTCCAGCTTCACACGACCAGCCTTTAGTGTCCATTTGTAGGTAGCCAGGGATCCATTCCTCAAAGAATTTGACTGAACGTGTCCCTTCAGAATTTTCCGGGAGTCCCACAACACGAATATTGCATCTGCGACCTCGATTATCCAAGTCGTCAATGTCCTCCGCCATGTCGCACACTTGTTTCTCAAGTGCTTTTATCTTAGCGTCCATAGATGTAGTTGAAGTTTCCACTGCAGCAATTCTTCCTTCCGCCTCAACACGTTTCACAACCCTCTGTAGTTCAGCTGAATGGCCTGCTATTGCTTCCAAGACCGTTCTTATCTTAACATCgatcactttagtaatgttatcAGTCATCTTTTGAATCACCAGGTCCATTGTGCCTGGATCCGCAATGGTGTTAgattcgctaacgttagctagctcctcATGCACATCTACAGGGGTGGTGGTTTTGGTCGAGTTCTTAGTAGTTCTGTTGGGCATGTTGTCGGAGATTTTTGCGAAATAGCCGTCAAGACTCATTGTAGGATAACTTATTTAGCCAATCCTACCACTTTTTCAAGCTAGGAGATTAATGTAAAAATATAAATTTACGAATGCCCGCTGAAACACAGTGCTCTCTCTACGGCGCCATTTTGTCCCCTCTGCTGCGGCATTTTGaataggttgcaggggtttgacgAGACAAACAGGGAACCTAGCCAACAGAGGGTTGCTGTAGACTAGACCAGGGTTTCCCAACCCCCCCCCTCCCGGTGGTCTAGAATGGAGATGACAAgcgcctggattaggacctgcgccacttcctgtcTGAGGAAGGGTCGTACTCTACCGGCTGGagtgagtcactgctttgatttTTGCCGAAAATGACGGGGTGTTTTCCAGGGTCActccaaggttctttgcactctgggagggggacacaGTGGAGATGTCAAccatgatggagaggtcttggagcGGGCAGGCTTTCCACGGCAGGAAGAGCATCAACATCTTGTTGAGCTTGtggtggtgggccgacatccaagttGAGATTTCtgccagacacacagagatgcgtgtgtatgtgtggttttcATATATGTTGTATTTAACTCTCATTTATGTTTAATAAACATAAAATGGGACTTTTCATTCTAAGACTTTCATTGAGACTCTTTAGTATACATCACATCTTATCTCACTCTATTCTGCATACACCCAACAGTGCTTTAtacctatatactgtacacttactgtacacacgaaatacagtgcatttggaatttattcagacctcttgactttttccatattttgttatgttacagccttattctaaaatagataatTGTTCCCCCCCccttcctcaatctacacacaaaaccccatgatgacaaagcaaaaacaggtttttagacatttttgcaaaagtataaaaaaaaaaaaaattaaacaggaaatgacacatttacataagtattcagacacttttctcagtagtttgttgaagcacttttggcaggatgcacctaagctcaatttcaagtctcattgcaaacggtctgaatacttatgtaactaagttttttaaatttttaaattttaatacattagcaaaaatttctaaaccagtttttgcttgGCCATTATggtgtatgtagattgatgagggaaaaaagtatttaaaacatttcagaataaagctgtaacataacaaaatatggaaaaagtaaaggggtctgaatactttccgaatgcactgtatacctacacatacccacacactaacaaacacctACCATACACGTCAAAATAGTTTAGTCAAGTTTGTGTGACTTTTGACTTTTACACACAATATATTCATGTCCACCATGATGGGTTTAACCACAATTAAGTAATTCGGTAACTACAGTATAGGACTCAAATGTAGTGAGGATGGGTTAATAATACTCCATGTTGAAAGTGTGtttattatctgtgtgtgtggactagtaaccggaaggttgcaagttcaaacccccgaactgacaaggtacaaatctgtcgttctgcccctgaacaggcagttaacccactgttcctaggccgtcattgaaaataagaatttgttcttaactgacttgcctagttaaataaaggtaaaataaaataaaacgtaCCTTAGGGTAGTGTATGTCTGTGTAATCTGTATCACCTGTCTCttccaggaggaggagggtccagaggtgctgctggtgaaggaggagggCTGTGAGGAGGGTCTGGGGAACCCTGAGGGTAGTGATGG containing:
- the LOC115137473 gene encoding B-cell lymphoma 6 protein homolog encodes the protein MAKCMVFHTQIASIMEVLANAAVAEICKLVDDDYAVFRLEITQSQKENRTLQRKLQLLELKVARERAERTTRERALASRPSSVKILDRYRGMARGEGHLTGGHRSFVKPVGHNVWRDDQPIAIDEGSGTSTQHVIVKASADAEAAGPGFKLEMYEGKEDPPHSRDIQTGVLAVATEDPTLAPALPRAQCSITEVSGTLNTVLKSETDTETLTVLERLGCPPATRTEYLVYGSPRTALFHQDSGDALQTGNDPSCSYATEMIPGDMPVGLDTQTNSMRGDWNRYSSSVYSEMCLDKKGEGLVIDEVTVKVEGDALLTWNADQTHLGEGHSQENKSDFLDYRESLDPNPNIATHSPLHTLKERDPVSTSMAPSDSHNHALIDQVLNSNGKTRALAQGGGATSGINKEKRFFCMFCNKGFNCPQKVEIHQRVHIGVKPFSCTQCHMRFSLAWNLKIHQRVHTGEKPYSCAQCHMLFSHSSSLKRHQRIHTGKKQFSCP